In Alkalihalobacillus sp. FSL W8-0930, a single window of DNA contains:
- the purD gene encoding phosphoribosylamine--glycine ligase, with protein MNVLVVGGGGREHAIAWKLSQSTKVKNVFAAPGNPGMTDVAQVVSIGETDFAGLISFAKENNVEWTVIGPEVPLSLGIVDHFKEAGLKVFGPNQAAAKIEGSKSFAKDLMNRYGIPTGASATFSDYVEAAAYVKAQGAPIVIKADGLAAGKGVTVAMTEEEALAALSDVLEANRFGDAGASVLVEEYLEGEELSLMAFVHNDIVVPMVGAQDHKRAFDGDKGPNTGGMGAYSPVPQFNANQVDVAVRAVLEPAASAMVEEGTPFTGILYAGLMMTATGPKVIEFNARFGDPETQVVLPRLETDLIDVMEQLHYGEKPELLWSEEAVVGVVMASTGYPGEYPKGVAIAGLEAAAKKGLVFHAGTALHDGIWQTNGGRVLLVAAKGETIQEAKEKAYESLLHIKSEGLFNRTDIADKAIK; from the coding sequence ATGAATGTACTTGTAGTTGGAGGCGGTGGACGAGAGCATGCCATCGCGTGGAAGCTCTCGCAAAGCACAAAAGTTAAGAACGTATTTGCAGCACCGGGGAATCCGGGAATGACAGATGTAGCTCAAGTGGTTTCTATTGGTGAAACGGATTTTGCAGGTTTGATTTCATTTGCTAAAGAAAACAACGTAGAGTGGACCGTCATTGGACCAGAGGTGCCTTTAAGCCTTGGGATCGTTGACCACTTTAAAGAAGCTGGATTAAAGGTATTTGGACCAAACCAAGCCGCTGCAAAAATTGAAGGCAGTAAGTCCTTTGCGAAAGACTTGATGAATCGGTATGGCATCCCTACAGGTGCCTCTGCCACATTTTCTGACTACGTGGAAGCTGCGGCTTATGTAAAAGCTCAAGGTGCGCCGATCGTCATTAAAGCAGACGGACTTGCAGCTGGAAAAGGCGTAACGGTTGCGATGACAGAAGAGGAAGCACTAGCTGCTTTGTCTGACGTGCTAGAAGCCAATCGCTTTGGAGATGCTGGAGCAAGTGTGTTAGTTGAGGAGTATTTAGAAGGGGAAGAGCTATCCCTTATGGCGTTTGTTCATAATGATATCGTCGTGCCAATGGTCGGAGCGCAGGACCATAAGCGTGCATTTGATGGTGACAAAGGTCCGAATACCGGCGGGATGGGTGCATACTCTCCTGTGCCTCAATTTAATGCCAATCAAGTTGACGTGGCGGTTCGTGCTGTATTAGAGCCGGCTGCTTCGGCAATGGTTGAAGAAGGCACACCATTTACCGGCATTCTATATGCAGGCTTAATGATGACAGCAACGGGTCCAAAAGTGATTGAATTTAACGCTCGCTTTGGAGACCCAGAAACACAAGTGGTGCTTCCACGATTAGAGACAGATCTCATCGACGTGATGGAGCAATTACATTACGGTGAAAAACCAGAGCTCCTCTGGTCAGAAGAAGCAGTGGTTGGTGTGGTTATGGCGAGCACTGGTTACCCTGGAGAGTATCCAAAAGGTGTAGCCATCGCCGGACTTGAAGCAGCCGCCAAAAAAGGACTCGTTTTTCATGCAGGAACAGCCCTTCATGATGGAATCTGGCAAACAAACGGAGGCCGCGTCCTCCTCGTTGCAGCCAAAGGAGAAACCATTCAAGAAGCAAAGGAAAAAGCCTACGAATCCCTGCTCCATATTAAGAGCGAAGGCCTTTTTAACCGGACGGACATCGCGGACAAAGCAATTAAATAA